A section of the Phycisphaerae bacterium genome encodes:
- a CDS encoding proprotein convertase P-domain-containing protein, which translates to MSTTRLIPVGLSSVVIMLFAVIVPVKADHWISASAPAKADTPPPDSAQRPAALVAENTAAVLRFTVRTPGIRVTSFKSADGEFVRINWPDAAVFGQEGEPAIPVFRRLIVVPENAVVTASATISVEPTLIEASVLGGAFRVEPVRAPIPKLPGAADAARLAPDAAIYGADADLPTERISLSEAGMASSRRLMLVEVRPVAYNPVRQTVRVYPELAIEISFGGVAPGTTQEALPGGLDRVVLNPSPEGLPRDPGKNFLIVVANAFAGDIAEFVNAKEAQGNKVFVYIAAPGATAAQIKTYIQNQYASPENRPDFVLLIGDTNTIPNWTGGGDGAPPTDLPYTCMDGAADWYPDIAIGRFPVRSSAQLADVIEKTLYFENGPLADPTYLSRAVFMASQDNYTVSEGTHEYCITNYMDPFNIESDRLYSHTYNATTQQVRNAFNAGRLYGIYSGHGGDFEWADGPPFTQADVNGLFNAGMYSFVCSFACVTGNYTQTECFSETWLLAPHKGAAAIWASSVNSYWTEDDVLQRTLFSVLFDDYIREIGLSFNQARARYLTQMGAGSTTRRYFEMYNLMGDPSLYIVEAEAALRVSPSGEIRSAGPEGGPFAPALFEFTLRNVSDNPIEYEVAPSDWLYVQRGDSTGTLQPGESIPITIGLSPETASLPIGIHSARVSFINQTNHIGDAFRDVYLEVGRFAFSSMDVPKPILDNATAASVLNVDQQVCVGDVNVDVNITHTYIGDLLIRLQSPRGTVVALHNRTGGGTDNLVVTYDDEGLAPDGPGVLANFIRESAFGTWTLTVADQAGGDTGTLNGWTLRILPLGDICPPLAHDVSVQTSVNLPVLFELSGETESAEPLAFVIESLPQHGVILDVEAAMLVPAVPYELIDHGRLLRYRAANGYQGPDQFTYRVYDVATGSSEIATVSISVGGPQRLYQFPLDTNPGWTTTGQWQFGQPLGQGSHNPDPLAGFTGVNVYGYNLSGDYPNSMSSTLYLTTTAINCSGASDVALKFRRWLGVESATYDHANIQVSNNGSTWTNVWDHTGAALAETEWSLQSYSISAIADGRPSVYVRWGMGPTDSSITYSGWNIDDVEIWGVVPGPILGDMNCDGVLDPGDIDPFVLALLDKDAYLAVYPSCNIDLADTNADLSLSGSDVSSFVQLLLGS; encoded by the coding sequence ATGTCTACCACACGATTGATACCTGTCGGATTGAGTTCGGTTGTGATCATGCTCTTTGCGGTCATTGTGCCGGTGAAGGCTGATCACTGGATTTCTGCTTCAGCTCCCGCGAAGGCGGACACGCCGCCGCCGGATTCCGCCCAGCGTCCCGCGGCGCTCGTTGCGGAGAATACCGCGGCCGTGCTTCGATTTACGGTTCGCACGCCAGGGATTCGCGTGACATCGTTCAAATCCGCAGATGGCGAATTCGTACGCATCAATTGGCCGGACGCCGCGGTTTTCGGACAGGAAGGCGAGCCGGCCATTCCAGTGTTTCGGCGACTGATCGTCGTGCCGGAGAATGCCGTTGTCACTGCGTCGGCGACGATTTCGGTTGAGCCGACATTGATAGAGGCGTCGGTATTGGGCGGCGCTTTCCGTGTCGAACCCGTGCGCGCGCCGATACCCAAGCTTCCCGGGGCTGCCGATGCCGCGCGGCTTGCACCGGACGCGGCAATCTATGGGGCGGATGCCGATCTACCGACAGAACGGATTTCGTTATCCGAGGCCGGCATGGCATCGAGTCGGCGTCTGATGCTCGTTGAGGTGCGGCCGGTGGCCTACAACCCGGTGCGACAGACCGTGCGGGTCTATCCCGAACTTGCGATTGAGATTTCCTTCGGTGGGGTCGCGCCGGGAACCACCCAGGAGGCTTTGCCGGGCGGACTTGATCGCGTTGTATTGAATCCGTCGCCCGAGGGCCTCCCCCGCGATCCGGGAAAGAACTTCCTGATTGTCGTTGCGAACGCGTTTGCCGGTGACATTGCTGAATTCGTGAATGCGAAGGAAGCACAGGGGAACAAGGTGTTTGTTTATATTGCCGCCCCTGGTGCGACTGCGGCGCAGATCAAGACATACATTCAAAACCAGTATGCATCGCCGGAGAATCGGCCGGACTTTGTTCTGCTGATCGGCGATACCAACACCATCCCGAACTGGACCGGCGGCGGCGATGGCGCGCCACCGACGGATCTGCCTTATACGTGCATGGACGGCGCAGCGGATTGGTACCCGGACATTGCGATCGGCCGGTTTCCGGTTCGCAGCTCAGCGCAGCTTGCGGATGTAATAGAGAAGACGCTCTATTTTGAGAATGGGCCTCTCGCGGACCCGACCTATCTGTCGCGTGCCGTGTTCATGGCATCTCAGGACAACTACACGGTGTCCGAGGGCACGCATGAGTATTGCATCACGAACTACATGGATCCTTTCAATATCGAGTCCGATCGCCTCTACTCACATACCTACAATGCGACGACCCAACAAGTTCGAAATGCGTTCAATGCCGGTCGCCTGTACGGAATTTACAGCGGTCATGGCGGCGACTTCGAATGGGCTGACGGCCCTCCGTTCACTCAGGCCGACGTAAACGGCCTTTTCAACGCGGGCATGTATTCGTTCGTGTGCAGCTTCGCCTGCGTGACGGGAAACTACACGCAGACCGAGTGCTTCAGCGAGACCTGGCTTCTCGCGCCCCACAAGGGTGCGGCCGCCATCTGGGCTTCGTCCGTGAACAGCTACTGGACCGAGGACGACGTGCTGCAGCGCACTTTGTTTTCCGTTCTGTTTGACGATTACATCCGCGAGATCGGGTTGAGCTTCAATCAGGCCCGGGCGCGATACCTGACGCAGATGGGCGCCGGTTCGACAACCCGCCGGTACTTCGAAATGTACAACCTCATGGGTGACCCCAGCCTGTACATTGTCGAGGCAGAGGCTGCGCTTCGAGTAAGCCCTTCGGGAGAGATTCGCAGCGCGGGGCCGGAAGGCGGACCGTTCGCGCCGGCGCTTTTCGAATTCACGTTGCGAAACGTCAGTGACAATCCGATCGAATATGAAGTCGCGCCGAGTGACTGGTTGTATGTGCAGCGGGGCGACTCAACGGGGACGCTACAGCCCGGCGAATCGATTCCGATCACGATCGGACTCAGTCCGGAGACGGCTTCGCTGCCGATCGGCATTCACAGCGCCCGCGTGAGTTTCATCAATCAGACGAACCACATCGGGGACGCTTTTCGCGATGTGTATCTCGAAGTCGGTCGATTTGCCTTCAGTTCGATGGATGTGCCGAAACCAATCCTCGACAATGCGACGGCTGCGAGCGTGTTGAACGTGGATCAGCAGGTCTGCGTGGGCGATGTTAATGTGGATGTCAACATCACCCACACCTACATCGGGGACCTGCTGATTCGCTTGCAGTCGCCTCGCGGCACGGTTGTCGCGTTGCATAATCGCACCGGCGGCGGCACAGACAATCTTGTGGTCACCTACGATGACGAAGGCCTCGCTCCTGACGGGCCGGGCGTACTTGCGAACTTCATTCGCGAATCGGCCTTCGGGACATGGACGCTTACGGTTGCCGATCAGGCCGGCGGCGACACGGGCACCTTAAACGGCTGGACGCTTCGCATTCTACCGCTCGGGGATATCTGCCCACCGCTCGCGCACGATGTGTCAGTCCAGACTTCCGTCAATTTGCCGGTCCTGTTCGAGCTTTCCGGAGAGACTGAGAGTGCCGAACCACTGGCATTCGTAATTGAGTCGCTGCCACAGCATGGTGTCATACTGGACGTGGAGGCTGCAATGCTCGTCCCGGCGGTTCCGTATGAGTTGATCGACCATGGTCGATTGCTTCGCTATCGCGCGGCAAACGGATACCAGGGACCCGATCAGTTCACCTATCGTGTGTACGATGTGGCGACCGGCTCTTCGGAGATCGCTACCGTGTCAATTAGTGTCGGTGGGCCGCAGCGTCTTTATCAATTCCCGCTCGATACGAATCCGGGCTGGACAACGACGGGGCAGTGGCAGTTTGGACAACCGCTTGGACAAGGATCGCACAATCCGGATCCGCTGGCAGGGTTCACAGGAGTAAATGTGTATGGGTACAACCTGTCGGGTGACTATCCGAACAGCATGAGTTCGACACTTTATCTAACCACCACGGCCATCAACTGCAGCGGCGCGAGCGATGTGGCGCTCAAATTCCGGCGCTGGCTTGGCGTGGAATCCGCGACGTATGACCACGCGAACATTCAGGTGTCCAACAATGGTTCGACCTGGACGAACGTCTGGGATCACACGGGCGCCGCGCTGGCGGAAACCGAATGGTCGCTTCAGTCCTACAGCATTTCGGCGATCGCCGATGGGCGGCCGTCGGTTTATGTCCGATGGGGTATGGGGCCGACCGATTCGTCGATCACCTATTCCGGCTGGAATATCGACGATGTTGAGATCTGGGGCGTTGTCCCCGGACCGATTCTCGGCGACATGAACTGCGATGGTGTTCTTGATCCGGGCGATATCGATCCGTTCGTGCTGGCGCTGCTGGATAAGGACGCTTATCTCGCAGTGTATCCGAGCTGCAACATCGATCTTGCGGATACAAATGCCGACCTGAGCCTGAGCGGCTCTGATGTGAGCAGCTTCGTGCAACTTCTGCTTGGTTCATGA
- a CDS encoding ATP-binding cassette domain-containing protein, which translates to MGLTGEVADAGAFWALEDLTFQVAQGEALAIIGPNGAGKSTALKLLSGIMPPTRGRIVVRGRISALIEVGAGFHPDLTGRENIHLNASVLGIGRSQSRRIFNDIVEFAGIAPFLDTPLKRYSSGMYARLGFAVAAHVEPDVLLVDEVLSVGDRVFRAKCMDRMRQFRQQGVAVILVSHDLNAVTGFCDRAVVLDRGRTTFTGGATEAVSHYHRACFPASTGRNGSDSVTRREMTISMFNSRGEPSLSFVSCERIAVVCDEVAATAGSVAVFQLLRLRDGFVVFEENCEPARWGFGRGGEDAGVGCAQLRFDLALNVPPGEYIVRIGVRGRDNTPSALSVVLGECRFMVTGPVRSGGVIEVSPRFEATAH; encoded by the coding sequence ATGGGGCTGACGGGCGAAGTCGCGGACGCTGGCGCGTTCTGGGCGCTTGAGGACCTGACATTTCAAGTTGCACAGGGCGAAGCGCTCGCGATCATCGGGCCGAACGGCGCTGGCAAAAGCACCGCGCTGAAGTTGTTGTCGGGAATCATGCCGCCGACGCGTGGACGGATCGTGGTGCGAGGTAGAATTTCCGCGCTCATCGAAGTGGGTGCCGGATTTCATCCTGATCTGACCGGTCGAGAGAACATTCATTTGAACGCATCGGTGCTGGGCATCGGACGTTCTCAGTCGCGGCGGATATTCAATGACATCGTCGAATTCGCCGGCATTGCGCCGTTTCTGGATACACCGCTCAAGCGATATTCAAGCGGGATGTACGCACGACTGGGCTTCGCTGTCGCGGCGCATGTCGAGCCCGATGTGCTCCTGGTCGACGAGGTTCTGTCGGTCGGGGATCGGGTGTTCCGTGCCAAGTGCATGGACCGGATGCGACAGTTCCGACAGCAGGGTGTTGCCGTCATACTCGTTTCGCACGATCTGAATGCCGTGACTGGTTTTTGCGATCGTGCCGTTGTGCTCGATCGCGGGCGAACCACTTTTACCGGTGGTGCGACAGAGGCCGTGTCGCATTATCACCGCGCGTGTTTTCCAGCGTCGACGGGCCGTAACGGTTCAGACTCCGTCACACGGCGCGAAATGACGATATCCATGTTCAATTCGCGTGGAGAGCCGTCGCTTTCATTCGTGTCCTGTGAGCGCATCGCCGTGGTGTGCGATGAAGTCGCTGCGACGGCCGGTTCGGTGGCGGTGTTCCAGCTTCTGCGGCTGCGGGATGGATTCGTGGTGTTCGAGGAGAACTGCGAACCTGCTCGCTGGGGCTTTGGGAGAGGCGGTGAGGATGCGGGCGTCGGTTGCGCTCAACTTCGATTCGATCTGGCGTTGAACGTGCCTCCGGGAGAATACATTGTTCGAATTGGAGTCAGAGGCCGAGACAACACGCCGTCCGCACTAAGCGTTGTCCTTGGGGAGTGCCGTTTCATGGTCACTGGTCCGGTCCGATCGGGTGGAGTGATCGAAGTGTCTCCAAGGTTTGAGGCGACGGCGCACTGA
- a CDS encoding ABC transporter permease has protein sequence MTTISRTGYLHIGAPRSRIALLWHYRELMWMLAWRDIRVRYKHSLLGAAWAVLPAVAMMVIFGFVFNQVVQVDKAKLTGSASLPYGLFAFCGLVPWTFFANGLSNSIGSLVANRPLVTKIYFPREVFPISAVISAFVDFLVGLGVLACYVAIQHFQENGWQYELSAAVMYLPVVVGVQIVLMTGLGLVLSMANLFYRDVGFLFRSVIQLWMFITCVIYQLEAASGWKRMLIQMNPMTPIIRGYRDCLIHGRSPLDVAFGSAAVVSICVLLAGWAWFRRREHEFAEMI, from the coding sequence ATGACAACGATCTCGCGAACTGGGTATTTGCATATTGGCGCGCCGCGATCGCGGATTGCATTGTTGTGGCATTATCGCGAGCTGATGTGGATGCTGGCTTGGCGTGATATCCGTGTTCGTTATAAACATTCGCTGCTCGGGGCCGCGTGGGCGGTGCTTCCGGCCGTCGCGATGATGGTGATCTTCGGTTTCGTGTTTAACCAGGTCGTGCAGGTTGACAAGGCGAAGCTGACGGGCAGTGCGTCATTGCCTTACGGGCTGTTTGCATTCTGCGGGCTTGTTCCGTGGACGTTTTTTGCGAACGGGCTTTCGAACTCGATTGGCTCGCTTGTCGCGAACCGACCGCTGGTGACGAAGATATATTTCCCTCGCGAGGTTTTTCCGATCTCGGCCGTGATCAGCGCGTTTGTCGACTTCCTGGTGGGGCTGGGTGTGCTCGCGTGCTACGTCGCTATTCAGCATTTTCAGGAGAACGGCTGGCAGTATGAGTTGAGCGCCGCCGTGATGTATCTGCCGGTTGTGGTCGGCGTTCAGATTGTCCTCATGACGGGGCTGGGCCTTGTTCTGTCGATGGCGAATCTATTCTATCGGGACGTTGGCTTTCTTTTTCGTTCTGTCATTCAGCTCTGGATGTTCATCACCTGCGTGATCTATCAACTGGAAGCCGCTTCGGGCTGGAAGCGGATGCTGATTCAGATGAACCCGATGACGCCGATCATTCGAGGCTACCGTGACTGCCTGATACACGGTCGATCTCCGTTGGATGTGGCGTTTGGATCGGCAGCGGTGGTATCGATCTGCGTGCTGCTGGCGGGTTGGGCGTGGTTTCGACGGCGTGAGCACGAGTTTGCGGAGATGATCTAG
- a CDS encoding glycosyltransferase family 4 protein produces the protein MPKAPAATLVAQNGLSQDSRSTLIDSNPASGPITVCHPVWRLGRGGLELQLIHAVNGLLEDRFRHVVVVLDWSDENEALVQRIDPCVTIVRQSAALKSRNWSRVLAGILAEQSVDVVHVRGMSLLLDSLMAVELYGEARIACSFHGFQTGIGEFQGVRRKVYREALLRCDDRWAVGCTAARAIANELNLPADAFGVVRNGVDTERFAPAIDRIAVRRDLGLPVDKAVVLCLGNLKPIKGQSILLEAIGRMGAVAEQACFVFVGADGMGGLLSRWANERLEDIDIRFVGEADDPVSWYQAADLFVQPSISEGLSNSLLEAMSCGLAVAASNAGGNSEVVEDGRTGMLVPAGDPASLALAVSHLVARPAVGIEMARASRERVIRDFAMQSMVTQLADRYIALADQTEASSEDPDVGETANAPRRFASAGR, from the coding sequence ATGCCGAAAGCACCCGCCGCGACGTTGGTCGCGCAGAACGGTTTGTCGCAAGATTCACGATCCACGTTGATCGACTCGAATCCGGCTTCGGGCCCGATCACGGTCTGCCACCCGGTCTGGCGGCTTGGCCGCGGCGGACTGGAATTGCAACTGATCCATGCGGTGAACGGCCTTCTGGAAGACCGGTTTCGGCATGTGGTGGTGGTGCTTGACTGGAGTGACGAGAATGAGGCACTTGTCCAGCGAATCGACCCATGCGTGACCATTGTGCGCCAGTCTGCGGCGCTCAAGTCGCGCAATTGGTCGCGCGTGCTGGCGGGGATCCTCGCGGAGCAATCCGTGGACGTCGTTCATGTTCGCGGGATGTCGCTGCTGCTGGATTCACTGATGGCGGTCGAGCTGTATGGCGAGGCCCGCATCGCCTGTAGCTTTCACGGATTTCAAACCGGCATTGGGGAATTTCAGGGCGTGCGCCGCAAGGTTTACCGCGAGGCGCTTCTGCGCTGTGACGACCGATGGGCTGTCGGATGTACCGCCGCCCGGGCGATCGCCAACGAATTGAATCTGCCAGCGGACGCGTTCGGCGTGGTTCGAAACGGCGTGGATACCGAGCGATTCGCACCGGCGATTGATCGGATCGCGGTGCGTCGGGATCTGGGTTTGCCGGTGGACAAAGCGGTTGTGCTCTGCCTCGGCAATCTGAAGCCGATCAAAGGACAATCGATTCTTCTGGAAGCGATCGGACGAATGGGCGCCGTTGCGGAACAAGCCTGTTTCGTATTTGTGGGGGCGGATGGGATGGGCGGGCTCCTCAGTCGATGGGCGAACGAACGGCTGGAGGACATCGATATTCGATTTGTCGGGGAGGCGGACGATCCGGTGTCCTGGTACCAAGCGGCTGATTTGTTTGTGCAGCCATCGATATCCGAGGGGCTTTCCAATTCATTGCTTGAAGCGATGTCTTGCGGGCTAGCTGTGGCTGCTTCGAATGCGGGGGGCAATTCGGAGGTTGTTGAGGACGGCCGCACGGGGATGCTTGTTCCGGCGGGGGATCCCGCGTCGTTGGCGCTGGCGGTCAGTCATCTGGTCGCTCGGCCGGCTGTTGGCATTGAGATGGCGCGAGCGAGCCGTGAGCGGGTGATTCGCGATTTTGCAATGCAGTCGATGGTCACCCAATTGGCGGACCGGTACATCGCGCTGGCTGATCAGACGGAGGCGAGCAGCGAGGATCCCGACGTTGGGGAAACGGCAAATGCGCCGCGACGCTTCGCTTCGGCCGGGCGATGA
- the pyk gene encoding pyruvate kinase, which produces MQQMIQTKIVATLGPATDTVEILKQLIDAGVDVFRINFSHGNLEQHARTLANIRTACEQTGSMAAVLGDLCGPKIRIDAVEADGFEVHRGDQIAIVNGHVVGNATRISTNRSELVSEVKAGHRVLIDDGSVRLRVESAGADLLTCRVEVGGVIRTRKGLNLPDSDLQMSAMTDKDRQDLAWALENKLDYVALSFVRSAADLQELHGLLPLSGSEIRVVAKIETMAAIGHLEEIIEAADVVMVARGDLGVETELAQVPVLQKKIVRMCQNAGKPVIVATQMLQSMVENAVATRAEVSDVANAILDGGDAIMLSAETSVGKYPVEAVRVMCDIARETERYLRDRNESARVDASRTLRRITTAVAHGASLLSRELDAKLVAVWTDTGNTGRLLSKTRLNTPVIGLSPDLHVCRRMSMYYGVTPIRATRPVRILQMLSELDEKLIAAGHVSPGDLIVVVAGTRLDKEGATNALLMHLVGDASHAPVFA; this is translated from the coding sequence ATGCAGCAAATGATTCAGACCAAGATTGTCGCGACGCTCGGACCGGCCACGGACACCGTGGAGATTCTGAAACAACTGATTGATGCAGGTGTCGATGTGTTCCGGATCAATTTCTCGCACGGCAACCTCGAACAGCATGCGCGAACACTGGCGAACATTCGCACGGCCTGCGAGCAGACGGGCTCGATGGCTGCGGTGCTGGGTGATCTCTGCGGTCCGAAGATTCGTATCGACGCTGTTGAGGCCGATGGGTTCGAGGTTCATCGCGGGGATCAGATCGCGATCGTCAACGGACATGTCGTGGGTAATGCGACGCGGATTTCGACCAATCGTTCTGAACTGGTCAGCGAAGTAAAGGCAGGACATCGCGTATTGATCGACGATGGGTCGGTGCGGCTTCGCGTGGAGTCGGCGGGCGCGGACCTGCTGACGTGTCGAGTGGAAGTGGGTGGAGTCATCCGGACGCGCAAGGGGTTGAACCTGCCGGATAGTGATCTTCAGATGTCCGCGATGACTGACAAGGACAGGCAGGACCTTGCGTGGGCTCTTGAGAATAAGCTGGATTATGTCGCGTTGTCATTTGTGCGAAGCGCTGCCGACCTTCAGGAATTGCACGGGCTCCTGCCGCTGTCGGGCAGCGAAATCCGGGTTGTTGCAAAAATCGAGACGATGGCGGCGATCGGCCATCTGGAGGAGATCATCGAGGCGGCGGATGTCGTGATGGTGGCACGCGGCGATCTCGGGGTGGAGACGGAACTCGCGCAGGTTCCGGTGTTGCAGAAGAAGATCGTGCGGATGTGCCAGAACGCCGGCAAGCCGGTGATCGTCGCGACCCAGATGCTGCAATCGATGGTGGAGAACGCCGTGGCGACCCGGGCGGAGGTGAGCGACGTCGCCAACGCGATCCTTGATGGCGGCGACGCGATCATGCTTAGTGCGGAGACGTCGGTCGGCAAGTACCCGGTCGAGGCGGTGCGAGTGATGTGCGACATTGCTCGCGAGACGGAGCGTTATCTTCGGGATCGGAACGAATCCGCGCGGGTGGACGCCTCTCGCACACTTCGGCGGATCACCACGGCGGTCGCGCATGGCGCGAGTCTTCTGTCCCGCGAACTGGATGCCAAGCTTGTGGCAGTCTGGACGGATACGGGCAACACGGGCCGGCTGTTGAGCAAGACGCGGCTGAACACGCCGGTGATCGGGCTTTCGCCGGATCTGCACGTTTGCCGGCGCATGTCGATGTACTATGGGGTGACGCCGATACGCGCGACGCGACCGGTGAGAATTCTTCAGATGCTGAGTGAACTTGATGAGAAGCTGATCGCGGCCGGTCATGTATCACCGGGGGATCTGATTGTCGTGGTCGCTGGCACGCGTCTGGACAAGGAAGGCGCAACAAATGCGCTTCTGATGCACCTCGTCGGCGATGCTTCGCATGCGCCGGTATTTGCATAG
- a CDS encoding cofactor-independent phosphoglycerate mutase, protein MYCSIGASGIYSRQVDQAKDGIAAVQTKYAIILPDGAADEPLEQFGGKTPLEAARIPNIDSIVEEGRIGTVRTVPESFAPGSDVATMSLLGYDVREFYSGRAPIEAVARKLPLQPDDIIFRCNLVNVTNGDMSDFTAGHIRSAEAAQIIESLNAAMDDLGVRFYPGVSYRNLMVIRDETAMTAQCAAPHDIPNEPIADYWPSGRGGRLIREIMDRARPIVAGHDVNKVRADLGEVPATDIWLWGQGMVPILPRFKQRFGVRGAVIAAVDLIRGLGRLVGWSVIDVPGATGYIDTDYVAKGRYAVEALDAYDLVAVHIEAPDEAGHMGDAAAKLEALERIDEHIVGPVLEKLRSFERWRILIAPDHPTPVAHRTHTDVPPPFCMAGTDVPAGILKRAFSERAALESDFHVALGHELMDHFLRR, encoded by the coding sequence ATGTACTGTTCGATCGGCGCTTCGGGGATATACTCACGTCAAGTTGACCAAGCCAAGGATGGGATCGCCGCCGTGCAGACGAAGTACGCCATCATCTTACCTGACGGAGCAGCCGACGAACCGCTTGAGCAGTTCGGCGGGAAGACTCCGCTGGAAGCCGCCCGCATTCCAAATATCGACTCAATCGTGGAGGAAGGCCGGATCGGAACGGTTCGTACCGTTCCGGAGTCTTTCGCACCAGGCAGCGATGTCGCGACCATGTCGCTTCTGGGATATGACGTTCGTGAGTTTTATTCAGGCCGAGCGCCGATTGAAGCGGTCGCAAGGAAGCTGCCACTTCAGCCGGATGACATCATTTTCCGCTGCAATCTCGTGAATGTGACGAACGGAGACATGAGCGATTTCACGGCTGGTCATATTCGTTCAGCTGAGGCGGCTCAGATCATCGAATCGTTGAATGCGGCGATGGACGATCTGGGAGTGAGGTTTTATCCGGGGGTGTCGTATCGCAATCTGATGGTGATTCGGGACGAGACCGCAATGACGGCACAATGCGCGGCGCCGCATGACATTCCGAATGAGCCAATCGCGGACTACTGGCCGAGCGGCCGGGGCGGGCGGCTGATTCGCGAGATCATGGATCGGGCCCGACCCATCGTGGCGGGACACGATGTGAACAAAGTTCGCGCCGATCTTGGCGAGGTGCCCGCAACGGACATCTGGCTGTGGGGCCAGGGGATGGTACCGATTCTGCCGCGCTTCAAGCAGCGTTTCGGGGTTCGCGGCGCGGTGATCGCGGCCGTGGACCTGATCCGCGGGCTGGGCCGTCTTGTCGGTTGGTCGGTGATCGACGTGCCTGGGGCAACAGGCTATATCGATACGGATTATGTCGCCAAGGGACGCTACGCGGTGGAGGCCCTGGATGCGTACGACCTGGTCGCGGTTCACATCGAGGCTCCGGACGAAGCGGGTCACATGGGTGATGCGGCGGCAAAACTGGAGGCGCTGGAGCGGATCGACGAGCATATCGTCGGCCCAGTTCTGGAGAAGCTGCGGAGTTTCGAAAGGTGGCGCATCCTGATTGCGCCGGATCATCCGACGCCGGTGGCTCATCGAACGCATACGGATGTTCCTCCGCCGTTCTGCATGGCGGGAACGGATGTTCCGGCAGGCATTCTGAAGCGCGCATTTAGCGAACGCGCGGCTTTGGAGAGTGATTTTCATGTGGCACTTGGTCATGAACTCATGGACCACTTCCTGAGGCGGTGA
- a CDS encoding DUF309 domain-containing protein, producing MPPVEVNTLHFAAKRFTDTPFPPYRFIPGRHPHPIAHPQGHSHRPPGQPEPSVEPVPPERWPQSQPYLFGCDLYNHGFWWESHEAWEGLWRVVPADSARRRYLQGIIQIAAIHLQLFQGHAEGVARLRITSREHLAAAAAAQGQQLPFMGIDILELQRRIDDYCERVLDAKMPPPWHLPRFFPYIIPSERFP from the coding sequence ATGCCTCCGGTCGAAGTCAATACACTCCACTTCGCTGCAAAGCGTTTCACCGATACGCCCTTCCCGCCATATCGGTTCATCCCGGGACGCCACCCACACCCGATCGCCCACCCGCAAGGACACAGCCATCGCCCGCCAGGGCAACCCGAACCGAGCGTCGAACCGGTTCCACCGGAGCGCTGGCCACAATCACAACCGTACCTGTTCGGCTGCGATCTCTACAACCACGGATTCTGGTGGGAGTCACACGAAGCATGGGAAGGTCTCTGGCGCGTCGTGCCCGCCGATAGCGCGCGGCGAAGGTATCTGCAGGGGATCATCCAGATCGCGGCGATACACCTGCAGCTCTTTCAAGGTCATGCCGAGGGAGTCGCGCGGCTGCGAATAACCAGCCGGGAACATCTCGCAGCCGCGGCGGCCGCGCAAGGCCAACAATTGCCTTTCATGGGAATTGATATACTCGAATTGCAACGGCGAATCGACGATTACTGCGAGCGAGTGCTGGATGCGAAGATGCCTCCGCCGTGGCACCTTCCGAGATTCTTCCCCTACATCATTCCGTCAGAACGGTTTCCTTGA